tttttttaataaatagaattgttattctatgtaaatttaaaatcagTTTATACGAAAGctttcaatttatatttcaatcaattttatattgatattatgcaatatataattgtttaacgaaattaaatttatttatttcatcatACATgtgatttatatatatatatataaacattCGGAGAAAGTTCACAGAACTTGATCATAAGAGGACACCATTGCGCACGTGGAAGAGCGCGTATAACCTATAAAGTGAATGTatttataagtaaataaatatatttctatttaaacTGAAGTTAAACCTGAAAAATGAATTACAAACTTCTAgttaattctaaaaatccaTCGACAGGTAAATTAcatagtattataaatctacaacttaaataatttataagaaatatGTGACACAGATGTTGGgaagatacaaaaatattctttcatgCAACTAATTTAATCTGTcaaagtatttttttatttcatttttctaaaatatacaatttataatgagtaTATACTTTTACAGATTAAACTAgttctatttattttatataatgatactaaaaaatatttctccTACTTATACAGAAGCCTTGATAGTAGCAGAAATAATTAACTCTCAAAAGAAGGACAAAATTGAGGTAATTTGGTGTGATGATTGGAAAGGTGATGGAGATGTACAATTAGTAAACAATGAAAATAAAGTATTGGGAGAAAGGAGTAATGATGTTGGTCGTTACTTTGCTAGAACTTCATATTTAGAACTTTATGGtaagtatatatttatatgttaatatgttaaaatCTATTTGCTTATTAATAAAAAGATACATTAGTGAAAATCCAATGTATCATACCTCCTTAGTAGGCATTGTCTTAAATATTAAGCTTTTGTTACATACTATATAAAACTTTattgtttgttataatttttttatttaggtgGTAATGGTCCTTGTGAAAAAACTGAAGTTGACCATTGGCTCTCTTTTGCAattggacctttgggatctgTTCCATTAAAAGAAAGTGCATTGCAATATTTGGATGATGTATTGATGACTGCCACTTGGTTGGTCTCTAAAAAGTTAACATTAGCGGATATCCATGTATTTTGTGTTCTTCTGAATAAGGAATTTTTGCCAACATTTGAGAAAAAGTTTGTTAATATAAATAGATGGTATAAACAAATGCTTTCATTGCCTACTGTTACAGAGACATTAtcatcaattaaaaaaaatgctAAATTACCTACTTGCAATTCTGTGAAATCtgaaaaagttgtcaaacaaaCAGGACAAAGAAAGCAAGAAGGTAAATATGTTGACTTGCCAGGAGCAGAGATGGGTAAAGTGagtaatttatgtttaaaatagcaattttgtttttcaaagtatttttttttcatttggcATATGCTTATACTAGGTTGTGGTGCGTTTTCCACCAGAGGCAAGTGGATATTTACATATTGGTCATGCTAAGGCAGCCTTGTTAAATCAGTATTATGCAGAAGCATTTCAAGGTCAACTTATTATGAGATTTGATGATACAAATCCTGCAAaagaaaatgtagaatttgagaAAGCTATTCTAGAAGATTTGGAGTTACTGCAAATTAAACCAGACAGATTTACACATTCTTCAGATTACTTTGATTTAATGCTAGAATATTGTACTAAAttgataaaagaaaataatgcaTACGTAGATGATACTCCTGCTCATGTTATGAAAGAACAACGTGATCAAAAATTAATGTCAGCAAACAGAAACAATTGTATGTATGAAAGTTTAGagagttaaattaaaaaatagtttatttgaaatttatatttttatttatttcagctGTTGAAAAAAATCTGCAACTATGGAATGAAATGCAGCAAGGTACTCCCAAAGGTCAAGAATGTTGTGTTAGAGCAAAAATTGATTATCAGTCAGCAAATGGTTGTATGAGAGATCCAACAATTTATAGATGCAAACCAGAACCTCATCCTCGAACTGGAACAAAATACAAGTATTTTTTTTACATGCTTATAGATTTTAACACTTTTAGTATAATCTTTGTCTATTAACTTTTTAGCTATTACATACTTTTTCATAAGTTCACTGGTTGATTCATATAttctaataaaatgtatttgctCTTTATTAGGGTTTACCCGACGTACGATTTTGCCTGTCCCATTGTTGATGCAATTGAAAATGTTACTCATACATTACGTACAACAGAATACCATGACAGAGATGCTCAATTTTATTGGATAATCGAAGCTTTAGGATTGAGGCGTCCACATATATGGGCATACTCTCGTTTGAATATGACTAATACGGTTTTATCTAAAAGAAAATTAACCTGGTTCGTTAGTGAAGGTTTGGTTGACGGATGGGACGATCCACGTTTCCCTACAGTAAGAGGTATTTTGAGGAGGGGAATGACCGTTGAAGGATTAAAACAATTTATCATTGCTCAAGGTAGTTCAAAAGCTGTCGTTTTTATGGAATGGGATAAAATATGGTCATTTAACAAAAAGGTTATTGACCCAGTTGCCACTAGGTATATAGAAAATTGTATACACTGAAATattcattgaaattatttatacatcacTTATATTTTTAGGTATACTGCTTTGGATTCTGATAAACTTGTAACTGTACACATAAAAGATGCGAAGGAAGAATGGTTGACTGTTCAAAATCATCCAAAAGACTTATCAAAGGGCACTAAACAAGTATTAATAagttcatatgtatacatagagAGAGATGATGCAGACATGTTGGTCGAAGGCCaaaatactacttttattaattgGGGCAATATAATgatagaaaaaattgaaaaagagaaTGGCGTTATTAAGCAAATAACAGcacatttaaatttagaaaacaaggattataaaaatacattgaaAATTACATGGTTAGCAGTACCTgataacaaaaatgataatgaaAACAAGACCAGTCTAATCCCATGTTATGCCGTTTACTTTGACCATATAATAACTAAGCCAGTGTTAGGAAAAGATGACGACTTCAAAGATTTCATTGCAAAAGACACAAGAGTAaggttttgatattttaataatcacaagaaataaatattataaaatgaataaatatttcagaGAGAGGTACAAATGATTGGAGAGATTGAATTAACGCGAGTGAAAAAAGGAGAAATAATTCAGTTGCAAAGAAAAGGCTTTTTCCGTTGTGACGTGCCATATGCTCCGGCAAGTCCATTTTCTTCCAGGGAGCAGCCCTTAATTTTATTCCACATACCCGATGGACATTCTACAAGTACAGCAAAACCTGTTGTTAAAGAAACTTCTCAAAAAAATGtatgcaatattttatatttgagtaTTGATTTTACATATAATCTGACTATTGTTTAAGGAAACAcctttttttttcaatattctATTTTAGCGAACAAGCtattagatttattatttttgtgtttCAGAATAAAGTGCAGGATGCAAATGTAATCAATGAAAAAATTATAGCTCAAGGTGATAAAGTACGTTCTTTAAAATCTCAAAAAGCAGACAAAGCAACAATAGATGCAGAAGTAAAAATGCTTCTGAGTTTGAAAGCTGAATATAAACAGAGTACTGGCGTAGAATGGAAACCAGGAATGGTTTCAAATAAATCATCAGAAACGACACcttctgataataataaattattcaaggATATTGTAGatcaagaaaataaaattaaagaattgcaaTCAAAGATAAACGAGGAAATGCTAcgtctttcaaatttaaaaacaaattataaaaataaaacaggtAACGATTGGTCGAAATCAAGTGACCAAAATGTAATACAAGTTACAAAGACGTCAGCAGAATcagatattgaaaaattatctaATGAAATTCAAAAACAAGGCGATAAGATAAGGCAATTAAAAAGTTCTAAAGCGGACAAAAGTACTATTGATGCAGAAGTAAAAGAGCTTTTAACTTTAAAATCGAATTATAAATCTGTAACTGGTCAGGATTGGAAACCATCTGTTGCACCAACAGGACCCAATAAAACGCCTGAACATGCAACGAATACAACTAGTCATGAGAAATTATCTGAAGATATACAGAAACAAGGGGATAAAGTAAGGCAATTAAAAGCTGCAAAAGCAGAAAAAGGTATTATTGATCAAGAAGTAAAATTACTTCTAACGTTAAAGGCTGATTACAAAACAGCAACAGGAAAAGATTGGAAACCGTCTGTTGCACCAACAGGACTCAAAAAAACACCTGAACATGCAACAAATACAACGACTAGTCATGAGAAACTATCTGAAGATATACAGAAACAAGGGGATAAAGTAAGGCAATTAAAAGCTGCAAAAGCAGAAAAGGGTATTATTGATCAAGAAGTAAAATTACTTCTAACGTTAAAGGCTGATTACAAAACAGCAACTGGGAAAGATTGGAAACCACCTACTACAGCAGAAGCTAAGGTATCGAACAAAGAAGAAACTCGTACTAATCAACTTTTGGAAAGCATACAAAAGCAAGGGGATAAAGTAAGACAGTTAAAATCATCTAAAGCAGAGAAAAGCATTATTGATCAAGAAGTAAAAGTacttttagatttaaaaaatgattataaagtattaactggTGAGGAATGGAAACCAGCAAAAGTTGATACATCAAGTAAAAAGAAGAAACCGGAAAATACTTCTAAAGTTGAAAAACAGAAAACAGTTCCTAGTAAGGAAGTGAATAAAAGTGAAAGTACAAAAGATGCAGATACACTTAAAACTGGAACCAGATTAGGCCTAGAAGTAAAGAAAGAGGAAAATTTCTTTGAATGgtattctcaaattattacaaAGAGTGGTATGATAGAATATTATGATGTATCAGGTTGTTACGTTTTTCGTCCGTGGAGCTTTGCCGtttggaaaataataaaagaatatatcgacacagaaataacaaaattaggtGTTCAAGAATGTTACTTTCCTATGTTTGTTACACGAACAGTgttagagaaagagaaagaacatATAGCTGATTTTGCACCGGAAGTTGCATGGGTTACGAAATGTGGAGATTCAGATTTAGCGGAACCAATTGCTATAAGGCCAACATCAGAAACTGTCATGTATCCCGCTTATGCCAAATGGTTAAAATCTGATACTGAACTTCCTCTAAAACTTAATCAGTGGAACAATGTAGTGGTAAGTATTAAGCATATTTTATTGTCATATCGAGCCACTAGATTTAGTTATGTTTAGATAAGAATGCTACTGAGGTTCATATAGCAAAAGGGTCATATAATGTGTACGTTATATTATTGCAGAGATGGGAGTTTAAAGATCCAAAACCTTTCTTACGTACAAGAGAGTTTTTATGGCAAGAAGGACACAGTGCTTTTGCTACTAAAGCTGAAGCTGATGAAgaagttttgcaaattttggatatCTATGCTAGCGTGTATGAAGACTTATTAGCAGTTCCTGTTGTAAAAGGTCGTAAAACCGAAAAAGAGAAGTTCGCTGGTGGTGATTATACGACTACAGTTGAAGCGTTTATTGCAATGAGTGGTCGTGGGATACAAGGAGCAACGAGTCATCATCTTGGACAAAACTTTtctaaaatgtttaatattcaaGTAGAAGGTGCTACCGAAAGTGACGAGAAAACATTTGTTTATCAGAACTCATGGGGCTTAACGACACGAACAATTGGAGTTATGATAATGGTATGTATTCTTTCGATGATTAAATTACATCgtagttaaattaatttttaaataaaataactccATATCTTATTTACAGGTTCATGGAGATGACAAAGGTTTAGTACTGCCACCAAACGTAGCTTGTATTCAAGCTATTATTGTACCCTGTGGTATTACAGCAAACACAACAACTGAACAAAGAGAATTGTTATTTACTGAATGTGACAAATTATTAGATGAACTATCAAAGGATAAAAAACTTAGAGTCAAGGCTGATTATCGCAATAATCGAACCCCAGGTTGGAAATTTAATCATTGGGAATTAAAAGGTGTGCCTGTAAGGATCGAATTAGGTCCAAAAGATTTAGAAAAGAATCAGGTTACATTTGTGCGCAGAGATAATTCTGAAAGAGTACTTGCAAACAGATCAGAAGTACTTACTGCTTTGCGTACATTATTGGATGATATACACTCGAATTTGCttaataagtaattattataaatttgttacaaaCATCTGATACATATATCGTTTAATTTATCgttgtaaattaataatgttattcTTTAACAGAGCAAGAAAAGAATTAAATGAACACATCAAACGTGCAGATACTTGGGACGAATTTTGTTCTGAACTTAATAAGAAAAATCTGCTGTTATCACCATTCTGTGGAGAACCGTCTTGTGAAGAGAAAATTAAAGCTAGTAGTGCACGgtaaatattcttaaaataatttttataaaaaataatttacattattgTTATGCTTGTgtgcaatatatttattttacggtTATAGAGACGATACAGGAGATGAACCCGGGGCATTGGCCATGGGTGCAAAAGGTCTTTGCATACCATTTGAACAACCAACCTCGTCAATACCACTAGAAAAACAAAAATGTATTCATCCTGATTGTCAAAACAAACCGAAATTTTATACACTTTTTGGTCGTAGCTActgaaattttttacaattaaaattgaatcgCTTAATGTAataaagtttaatttaaaaatatacttttaataGATAATTTATAATGTCATATCGTTTATAATAATGATAGGAAATTACGCGCTCAACGAGGCTATAAgaacaaacaattttttaacttaacaTTGTAGAAAGAGGTCCTTTTAATACattgattgaaaatttgaatttttctctATTCGATAAATGTggtatttggacatttttctatttaaaaagtttgagaTAATAAAAGGCATGCTTTTACATTTGttacaaaatacaatttaaagggtgattttatattatttgaataaaatcggATGAAAAAGGTGCAAGTacatttacataatttaaataaatgttagtaacaaaaaaatacgtattatttaaaaacttaaaaataaattaaatttctttgaaataaaatacttaaatatataCAGAAAGtgcaaaaatgaataatttatcttACATCAATCCcttataaattgaattttctatatttgcaaaaataaatggtaaggtatttttaaaagtacttatatttctaaatcaaaataatattttgagacAAAATTTGTTTTGTTACTATATAATAAGTCAGTACGGTGCACAGTGAAAAAGGTGAGGAAAGTTTTAGTACCCCAAGCATATGAGTGATACACAGAATTTGTTTTACACTTAAAGCTGAAAAAGAAAtacaataatgaaatattatactttttaagccagtaataatataataataatataatgagttaattacattaaatataagTATGTATTCGTAACGATATATTTTTAcaagatttacagatttttcgTTTcgtattactaaaattttagatACAACATACAATAATGATAcacgtacatatatatacaaataataagTGTACCAGTCCTGTCAGTGCATTGtcttaataatttcttaaaatgaatattttcttagaacataaaattataaaatgattacTAAAAAGCGTTAtcactctttttttttttactaataaatcaataattagtacttttttattatattttttataatattgcaattttatttgcaatcgagaatatttttaagttcttaGAATGTTTTTATGATacgtttaataaattaatttgtccTGCTATATTTTTTACCCCTTTAAAAACCTCTaatattgctaattttttttatattttgaaaataaatttggattattatcaataaatttttctactttttttaaatcaatactTACTTTAAACTGTATGGCAGTTATGCTTTTTACCTTATTTTCTGATATACAGTTTGTATGATTCTCAGGAAGTAAGGCATGTTGAACATGTTTTgttgaattatataaattattctttcCAGTTATAGTACTTGTTACGCAACTGGAATTTAGG
Above is a window of Megachile rotundata isolate GNS110a chromosome 1, iyMegRotu1, whole genome shotgun sequence DNA encoding:
- the GluProRS gene encoding glutamyl-prolyl-tRNA synthetase is translated as MNYKLLVNSKNPSTEALIVAEIINSQKKDKIEVIWCDDWKGDGDVQLVNNENKVLGERSNDVGRYFARTSYLELYGGNGPCEKTEVDHWLSFAIGPLGSVPLKESALQYLDDVLMTATWLVSKKLTLADIHVFCVLLNKEFLPTFEKKFVNINRWYKQMLSLPTVTETLSSIKKNAKLPTCNSVKSEKVVKQTGQRKQEGKYVDLPGAEMGKVVVRFPPEASGYLHIGHAKAALLNQYYAEAFQGQLIMRFDDTNPAKENVEFEKAILEDLELLQIKPDRFTHSSDYFDLMLEYCTKLIKENNAYVDDTPAHVMKEQRDQKLMSANRNNSVEKNLQLWNEMQQGTPKGQECCVRAKIDYQSANGCMRDPTIYRCKPEPHPRTGTKYKVYPTYDFACPIVDAIENVTHTLRTTEYHDRDAQFYWIIEALGLRRPHIWAYSRLNMTNTVLSKRKLTWFVSEGLVDGWDDPRFPTVRGILRRGMTVEGLKQFIIAQGSSKAVVFMEWDKIWSFNKKVIDPVATRYTALDSDKLVTVHIKDAKEEWLTVQNHPKDLSKGTKQVLISSYVYIERDDADMLVEGQNTTFINWGNIMIEKIEKENGVIKQITAHLNLENKDYKNTLKITWLAVPDNKNDNENKTSLIPCYAVYFDHIITKPVLGKDDDFKDFIAKDTRREVQMIGEIELTRVKKGEIIQLQRKGFFRCDVPYAPASPFSSREQPLILFHIPDGHSTSTAKPVVKETSQKNNKVQDANVINEKIIAQGDKVRSLKSQKADKATIDAEVKMLLSLKAEYKQSTGVEWKPGMVSNKSSETTPSDNNKLFKDIVDQENKIKELQSKINEEMLRLSNLKTNYKNKTGNDWSKSSDQNVIQVTKTSAESDIEKLSNEIQKQGDKIRQLKSSKADKSTIDAEVKELLTLKSNYKSVTGQDWKPSVAPTGPNKTPEHATNTTSHEKLSEDIQKQGDKVRQLKAAKAEKGIIDQEVKLLLTLKADYKTATGKDWKPSVAPTGLKKTPEHATNTTTSHEKLSEDIQKQGDKVRQLKAAKAEKGIIDQEVKLLLTLKADYKTATGKDWKPPTTAEAKVSNKEETRTNQLLESIQKQGDKVRQLKSSKAEKSIIDQEVKVLLDLKNDYKVLTGEEWKPAKVDTSSKKKKPENTSKVEKQKTVPSKEVNKSESTKDADTLKTGTRLGLEVKKEENFFEWYSQIITKSGMIEYYDVSGCYVFRPWSFAVWKIIKEYIDTEITKLGVQECYFPMFVTRTVLEKEKEHIADFAPEVAWVTKCGDSDLAEPIAIRPTSETVMYPAYAKWLKSDTELPLKLNQWNNVVRWEFKDPKPFLRTREFLWQEGHSAFATKAEADEEVLQILDIYASVYEDLLAVPVVKGRKTEKEKFAGGDYTTTVEAFIAMSGRGIQGATSHHLGQNFSKMFNIQVEGATESDEKTFVYQNSWGLTTRTIGVMIMVHGDDKGLVLPPNVACIQAIIVPCGITANTTTEQRELLFTECDKLLDELSKDKKLRVKADYRNNRTPGWKFNHWELKGVPVRIELGPKDLEKNQVTFVRRDNSERVLANRSEVLTALRTLLDDIHSNLLNKARKELNEHIKRADTWDEFCSELNKKNLLLSPFCGEPSCEEKIKASSARDDTGDEPGALAMGAKGLCIPFEQPTSSIPLEKQKCIHPDCQNKPKFYTLFGRSY